A stretch of the Clavibacter sp. B3I6 genome encodes the following:
- a CDS encoding ABC transporter permease, whose amino-acid sequence MLTFVLRRLVASFFVLLGASFIIYNLAANSGDPLQDLRESPSPNRDALIAARTEALDLDVPSPLRYFLWLAGVLKVFIGQIDLGRAIDGREVNEMIATAAAQTIQLVTIATVIAVFIGVAIGMTTALRQYSGYDYTITFSSFLFFSLPVFFVAVLLKQYVAIGFNDFLVDPSIPPVVIVLLSLLSGFVWMSIIGGDPKPRLIVFGSATVITAVVLTYLVLTDWFSRPGLGILLIAALGALVAVLITSLSTGLRNRRALYSALGMAALGAALWYPLQYVLTVSAPWWITLVLIAAFVVVGIVVGYLVGQNDKPIVARGAAITGGLVALLIIVDRVMQVWPDYVQNTRGRPIATVGAVTPGLNGSVWQGMLDSYTHLLLPTIALLLISVASYSRYSRASLLEVMNQDYVRTARAKGLTERTVIMRHAFRNAMIPVATVIAFDVGALIGGAVITETIFAWKGMGSIFQDALRTTDLNPLMGFILITSILTVIFNMLADILYSVLDPRIRVS is encoded by the coding sequence GTGCTTACCTTCGTCTTGAGACGCCTCGTCGCGTCGTTCTTCGTCCTCCTGGGCGCCAGCTTCATCATCTACAACCTGGCCGCCAACTCGGGTGATCCGCTCCAGGACCTGCGCGAGTCGCCGTCACCCAATCGCGACGCCCTGATCGCCGCACGGACCGAGGCGCTGGACCTCGACGTCCCGTCGCCTCTTCGCTACTTCCTCTGGCTCGCGGGCGTGCTCAAGGTGTTCATCGGCCAGATCGACCTGGGTCGCGCCATCGACGGCCGCGAGGTCAACGAGATGATCGCCACGGCGGCCGCCCAGACCATCCAGCTCGTGACCATCGCCACCGTCATCGCCGTGTTCATCGGCGTGGCCATCGGAATGACGACCGCACTCCGCCAGTACAGCGGCTACGACTACACGATCACCTTCTCGTCGTTCCTCTTCTTCTCCCTCCCCGTCTTCTTCGTGGCCGTGCTCCTCAAGCAGTACGTCGCCATCGGATTCAACGACTTCCTCGTGGACCCGTCGATCCCGCCGGTCGTGATCGTGCTGCTGTCGCTCCTCTCCGGCTTCGTCTGGATGAGCATCATCGGCGGCGACCCGAAGCCCCGGCTCATCGTCTTCGGCTCGGCCACGGTCATCACCGCGGTCGTGCTCACCTACCTCGTGCTCACCGACTGGTTCTCGCGCCCCGGGCTCGGCATCCTCCTCATCGCCGCCCTCGGCGCGCTCGTCGCGGTGCTCATCACCTCGCTGTCCACCGGGCTGCGCAACCGGCGCGCCCTGTACTCCGCGCTCGGCATGGCCGCGCTCGGCGCCGCCCTCTGGTACCCGCTGCAGTACGTGCTGACGGTGTCCGCTCCCTGGTGGATCACGCTCGTGCTGATCGCCGCGTTCGTCGTCGTCGGCATCGTGGTCGGCTACCTCGTCGGCCAGAACGACAAGCCCATCGTCGCTCGCGGCGCCGCCATCACCGGCGGGCTCGTCGCCCTGCTGATCATCGTCGACCGCGTCATGCAGGTGTGGCCGGACTACGTGCAGAACACGCGCGGCCGTCCCATCGCCACGGTCGGCGCCGTCACCCCGGGTCTCAACGGCTCGGTCTGGCAGGGCATGCTCGACAGCTACACGCACCTCCTCCTCCCCACCATCGCGCTCCTGCTCATCTCGGTGGCCAGCTACTCGCGCTACTCGCGGGCGAGCCTCCTCGAGGTGATGAACCAGGACTACGTGCGCACCGCGCGCGCGAAGGGCCTCACGGAGCGCACCGTGATCATGCGCCACGCGTTCCGCAACGCGATGATCCCCGTCGCCACCGTCATCGCGTTCGACGTCGGCGCCCTCATCGGCGGTGCGGTGATCACGGAGACGATCTTCGCGTGGAAGGGGATGGGCTCGATCTTCCAGGACGCCCTCCGGACCACCGACCTCAACCCCCTGATGGGCTTCATCCTGATCACCAGCATCCTGACCGTGATCTTCAACATGCTGGCCGACATCCTCTACTCGGTCCTCGATCCTCGAATCCGGGTGAGCTGA
- a CDS encoding ABC transporter permease, producing the protein MTNALMGNPNDPHNDPNLPEGGANSELTIEQREIEGLSQGTVVRRRFLRHKGAMTALVVLVLVAILVYSSVGIQFFGLRIPGWWMWNYEDVSPIVQGGDPTWVLPFQFGAHPFGQDEIGRDIFARVMRGTQQSIVVMVVYGIIAAFLGIVVGAISGFFRGWVDSVLMRFTDLIIVIPVIVIAAVLGRTFGSLGAAVLGLVLGLVGWPSLARLVRGEFLSLREREFVDAARVAGASSSRIVFRHILPNAIGVVIVSTTLLMSAAILLEAALSYLGFGIKKPDVSLGQIINEYQGAFSTRPWLFWFPGLFIIVIALCINFIGDGLRDAFDPRQRRMPGGQGPYRQMFAMLTGRGGRDSGPKAGSGAEGVRVPPPVGSARPGAQADGPAEGQAPDGADGR; encoded by the coding sequence ATGACGAACGCACTGATGGGGAACCCCAACGACCCCCACAACGACCCGAACCTCCCCGAGGGCGGCGCGAACTCCGAGCTGACCATCGAGCAGCGCGAGATCGAGGGCCTCAGCCAGGGGACCGTGGTCCGCCGCCGGTTCCTGCGCCACAAGGGCGCCATGACGGCCCTCGTGGTGCTGGTGCTGGTCGCGATCCTCGTGTACTCCAGCGTCGGCATCCAGTTCTTCGGGCTGCGCATCCCCGGCTGGTGGATGTGGAACTACGAGGACGTGTCGCCGATCGTGCAGGGCGGCGACCCCACCTGGGTGCTCCCGTTCCAGTTCGGCGCGCACCCCTTCGGCCAGGACGAGATCGGGCGCGACATCTTCGCGCGGGTCATGCGCGGCACGCAGCAGTCCATCGTCGTCATGGTCGTCTACGGCATCATCGCGGCGTTCCTGGGCATCGTGGTGGGGGCGATCTCCGGCTTCTTCCGTGGCTGGGTCGACTCGGTCCTCATGCGCTTCACGGACCTGATCATCGTCATCCCCGTCATCGTCATCGCGGCGGTCCTGGGCCGGACGTTCGGCAGCCTCGGCGCTGCGGTGCTGGGCCTGGTGCTCGGTCTCGTCGGCTGGCCGAGCCTCGCCCGCCTCGTGCGCGGCGAGTTCCTCAGCCTCCGCGAGCGGGAGTTCGTGGATGCGGCTCGCGTGGCAGGGGCGTCCAGCAGCCGCATCGTATTCCGGCACATCCTGCCGAACGCCATCGGCGTCGTCATCGTGTCGACCACCCTCCTGATGAGCGCGGCGATCCTGCTCGAGGCGGCGCTCTCCTACCTGGGCTTCGGCATCAAGAAGCCCGACGTCTCCCTCGGCCAGATCATCAACGAGTACCAGGGCGCGTTCTCGACCCGTCCATGGCTGTTCTGGTTCCCGGGCCTGTTCATCATCGTCATCGCGCTGTGCATCAACTTCATCGGGGACGGCTTGCGCGACGCGTTCGACCCGCGCCAGCGCCGCATGCCGGGCGGACAGGGCCCCTACCGCCAGATGTTCGCGATGCTCACGGGCCGCGGCGGACGGGACTCCGGTCCGAAGGCCGGATCCGGCGCCGAGGGCGTGCGCGTGCCGCCGCCCGTCGGGTCCGCCCGACCGGGCGCCCAGGCCGACGGTCCCGCCGAGGGCCAGGCGCCCGACGGCGCGGACGGCCGATGA
- a CDS encoding PH domain-containing protein encodes MDQPVVIRPSFGRLLTVIVSAIAALVLVSTVVGGRADLLPTQAWGPLLLAYGAWLVFWAPRVRIATEGVEIRNVFRTHDISWPAIRRVDTKWALNITTAHERVTAWAAPAPGRHSNAYITTNEERNQPHLSAMMQDARRGDLPRTDSGDAATVIRLRLADLAEAGHLGGPVEEEARRVRTHWAEIAVLAVLVVATVLSGLL; translated from the coding sequence ATGGATCAGCCCGTCGTCATCCGCCCGTCGTTCGGACGCCTGCTGACCGTGATCGTCTCGGCGATCGCGGCGCTGGTGCTCGTGAGCACCGTGGTCGGCGGTCGCGCCGACCTCCTGCCGACGCAGGCGTGGGGACCGCTCCTGCTGGCCTACGGCGCGTGGCTCGTCTTCTGGGCTCCTCGGGTGCGCATCGCCACCGAGGGCGTCGAGATCCGCAACGTCTTCCGCACGCACGACATCTCGTGGCCCGCAATCCGCCGCGTCGACACCAAGTGGGCGCTGAACATCACGACCGCCCACGAGCGCGTCACGGCCTGGGCCGCTCCGGCGCCCGGCCGGCACTCGAACGCGTACATCACCACGAACGAGGAGCGGAACCAGCCGCACCTCAGCGCGATGATGCAGGACGCGCGCCGCGGCGACCTGCCGCGCACCGACTCCGGCGACGCCGCCACGGTGATCCGCCTGCGCCTCGCCGACCTCGCCGAGGCGGGCCACCTGGGCGGCCCGGTCGAGGAGGAGGCGCGACGCGTGCGCACGCACTGGGCGGAGATCGCCGTGCTCGCGGTGCTCGTCGTCGCGACGGTGCTGAGCGGCCTGCTCTGA
- a CDS encoding ABC transporter ATP-binding protein, whose amino-acid sequence MSAHVNGADAIVPILEVSGLGVDFWVGDEWIPAAIDIDYKVNPGEVLAIVGESGSGKSVSSMSLLGLLPKNGRVRGSAKLKGVEMVGADQATLRKARGNDIAVIFQEPMTALNPVYTVGFQIVEALRVHQSIIPSAAKVRALELLKLVEMPDPEKAFDSYPHQLSGGQRQRAMIAQSLSCDPDMLIADEPTTALDVTIQAEILDLLRKLHQRLNSAIVIITHDMGVVADLATNVIVMKSGRIVERGSVREIFQAPKDPYTKQLLASVPHLGTGEASQVEIAARTTEPAISLKDVDIDYPKLGRVPAFRAVSGASFDIHPGEVVGVVGESGSGKTTIARAAVGLLPVAGGEMTVAGRRMTGISQKDLRAVRREIGIVFQDPGSSLNPRWPIGQSIGEPLELSGQFSKKQQSDRVEELLEQVELPRSFRNRYPNELSGGQRQRVGIARALALRPKVLVADEPTSALDVSVQARVLALLQEIQKELQFACLFVSHDLAVVDLLADRIVVMNHGKIVEQGPTESILRNPQHPYTQKLIAAVPLPDPDQQQERRQLREALRDQQPPAA is encoded by the coding sequence ATGAGCGCTCACGTGAACGGGGCGGACGCCATCGTCCCCATCCTCGAGGTCTCCGGCCTCGGCGTCGACTTCTGGGTCGGCGACGAGTGGATCCCCGCGGCCATCGACATCGACTACAAGGTGAACCCGGGCGAGGTGCTCGCGATCGTCGGCGAGTCCGGCTCGGGCAAGAGCGTCAGCTCCATGTCGCTGCTGGGCCTGCTGCCCAAGAACGGCCGGGTCCGGGGGAGCGCCAAGCTCAAGGGCGTCGAGATGGTCGGCGCCGACCAGGCGACCCTCCGGAAGGCCCGCGGCAACGACATCGCCGTGATCTTCCAGGAGCCCATGACGGCGCTCAACCCCGTGTACACGGTGGGCTTCCAGATCGTGGAGGCCCTGCGGGTCCACCAGTCGATCATCCCGTCGGCCGCGAAGGTGCGCGCGCTCGAGCTGCTGAAGCTCGTCGAGATGCCGGACCCGGAGAAGGCGTTCGACTCCTACCCGCACCAGCTCTCCGGCGGCCAGCGCCAGCGCGCCATGATCGCCCAGTCGCTGTCCTGCGACCCCGACATGCTGATCGCCGACGAGCCCACCACGGCGCTCGACGTGACGATCCAGGCCGAGATCCTCGACCTGCTGCGGAAGCTCCACCAGCGCCTCAACAGCGCGATCGTCATCATCACGCACGACATGGGCGTGGTCGCCGACCTCGCGACCAACGTCATCGTGATGAAGAGCGGCCGCATCGTCGAGCGCGGCTCGGTGCGCGAGATCTTCCAGGCGCCGAAGGACCCGTACACGAAGCAGCTGCTCGCGTCGGTGCCGCACCTCGGCACGGGCGAGGCGTCGCAGGTCGAGATCGCGGCCCGCACCACGGAGCCCGCGATCTCGCTCAAGGACGTGGACATCGACTACCCGAAGCTCGGCCGCGTGCCGGCGTTCCGGGCCGTGTCCGGTGCCTCCTTCGACATCCACCCCGGCGAGGTCGTGGGCGTCGTGGGCGAGTCGGGCTCCGGCAAGACCACCATCGCGCGCGCGGCGGTCGGGCTCCTGCCCGTCGCGGGCGGGGAGATGACGGTCGCGGGGCGCCGCATGACCGGCATCTCGCAGAAGGACCTCCGGGCCGTGCGCCGCGAGATCGGCATCGTCTTCCAGGACCCGGGCTCCTCGCTTAACCCCCGCTGGCCCATCGGCCAGAGCATCGGCGAGCCGCTCGAGCTCTCGGGCCAGTTCTCGAAGAAGCAGCAGAGCGACCGGGTCGAGGAGCTGCTCGAGCAGGTGGAGCTGCCGCGCAGCTTCCGGAACCGCTACCCCAACGAGCTGTCGGGCGGCCAGCGCCAGCGCGTCGGCATCGCCCGGGCGCTCGCGCTCCGGCCCAAGGTGCTCGTCGCCGACGAGCCGACCTCGGCGCTCGACGTGTCAGTGCAGGCGCGCGTGCTCGCGCTGCTGCAGGAGATCCAGAAGGAGCTCCAGTTCGCGTGCCTGTTCGTCAGCCACGACCTCGCGGTGGTCGACCTCCTCGCCGACCGCATCGTGGTGATGAACCACGGGAAGATCGTGGAGCAGGGGCCGACCGAGTCGATCCTGCGGAACCCGCAGCACCCGTACACGCAGAAGCTCATCGCCGCGGTGCCGCTGCCGGATCCCGACCAGCAGCAGGAGCGCCGCCAGCTCCGCGAGGCGCTGCGCGACCAGCAGCCGCCCGCGGCCTGA